The following coding sequences are from one Nicotiana tomentosiformis chromosome 3, ASM39032v3, whole genome shotgun sequence window:
- the LOC138908091 gene encoding uncharacterized protein: MKVLSEAYAPAGITSEEMANMVGQVLKSQKITFHEDELPPEGLSHNRALHITVHFEDKFISRVLIDAGSSLNICPLTTLKRLGKGLHEIRVGSMNVKAFDGSQRATIGEINLDLQMGPTWFEVEFQVLDISATYNLLLGRPWINTAGAVASTLHRALKFEWNHQEVIIHGDGSNPIYTN; encoded by the coding sequence ATGAAGGTCTTAAGTGAAGCTTATGCACCCGCCGGCATCACTAGTgaagagatggctaacatggtcggacaggtACTGAAGAGCCAGAAAATCACTTTCCATGAAGATgagttaccaccagaaggactgagTCATAATAGGGCATTGCACATCACAGTGCACTTTGAGGACAAGTTCATAtccagggtcttgatagatgcAGGTTCGAGTCTGAATATATGCCCGCTGACCACTTTAaagagattgggtaaaggcctacACGAGATACGAgtgggaagtatgaatgtgaaggcgttcgatggatctcagagagccactatcggagaaatcaaccttgatctacagatgggtccaacttggtttgaggttgagttccaagtgctagatatatcaGCTACTTACAATCTATTATTGGGACGTCCATGGATAAATACAGCTGGGGCAGTGGCTTCAACTCTGCACCGGGCTttgaagttcgagtggaatcatcaggaggtgatcattcatggagatggaagcaaccccatctacaccaatTAG